A genomic region of Pseudomonas sp. KU43P contains the following coding sequences:
- a CDS encoding NAD(P)/FAD-dependent oxidoreductase, which translates to MPTAISTDVLIVGAGVAGLWLNARLRHLGYSTVLVERASLGGEQTIKSQGIIHGGTKYALHGALTGASEAIADMPRRWREAIDGSGELDLTRTRLLSDAHYLWSPGTLAGNLTSFFASKAVRTRVEQVKGEQLPPALQDRAFKGKVYRLSELVIDVPSLLANLAELAGDSLLAGQRIEPLREGDELVGLRVDDREIRAQRIVLSAGAGTEDLLHALGLHQPAMQTRPLHMVMAKGANLKPLYAHCLGGGPKPRVTVTTHPAADGQWVWYLGGDLAEADGVAREPAAQIAAAQKEIAHLLPWVDQSQVRWATLRVDRAEPAQSGLVRPDNAFLADQQRVLVGWPTKLALAPDFSDRVISHLERDGIRPQAHADLSDLPRPPLGIPAWEQLLP; encoded by the coding sequence ATGCCAACCGCCATTTCCACTGACGTGCTGATCGTCGGCGCCGGAGTCGCAGGCCTTTGGCTCAATGCCCGGCTGCGTCACCTGGGCTATTCCACCGTACTGGTGGAACGCGCCAGCCTCGGCGGCGAGCAGACCATCAAGTCCCAGGGCATCATCCACGGTGGTACCAAGTACGCCCTGCACGGCGCGCTGACCGGCGCCTCGGAGGCCATCGCCGACATGCCGCGCCGCTGGCGCGAAGCCATCGACGGCAGTGGCGAGCTGGACCTTACCCGCACCCGCCTGCTTTCCGATGCCCACTACCTGTGGTCGCCGGGCACGCTGGCCGGCAACCTCACCAGCTTCTTCGCCAGCAAGGCCGTGCGCACCCGGGTCGAACAGGTCAAGGGTGAACAACTGCCGCCAGCCCTGCAGGACCGCGCCTTCAAGGGCAAGGTGTATCGCCTGTCCGAACTGGTCATCGACGTGCCCAGCCTGCTGGCCAACCTGGCGGAACTTGCCGGCGACAGCCTGCTGGCCGGCCAGCGCATCGAGCCCCTGCGAGAAGGCGACGAACTGGTCGGCCTGCGTGTCGACGACCGTGAGATCCGCGCCCAGCGCATCGTGCTGAGTGCAGGCGCCGGTACCGAGGACCTGCTGCACGCCCTAGGCTTGCACCAACCGGCCATGCAAACCCGCCCTCTGCACATGGTCATGGCCAAGGGCGCCAACCTGAAACCGCTCTACGCGCACTGCCTGGGCGGCGGGCCGAAGCCGCGGGTCACGGTCACCACCCACCCGGCAGCGGACGGTCAATGGGTGTGGTACCTGGGCGGTGACCTTGCCGAAGCCGACGGGGTGGCTCGCGAACCTGCGGCACAGATTGCCGCCGCGCAAAAGGAAATCGCCCACCTGCTGCCATGGGTCGACCAGAGCCAGGTGCGCTGGGCCACCCTGCGGGTCGACCGCGCCGAACCTGCGCAGTCCGGCCTGGTTCGCCCGGACAACGCCTTCCTCGCCGATCAGCAACGCGTGCTGGTGGGCTGGCCGACCAAGCTGGCACTGGCACCCGATTTCAGTGACCGGGTCATCAGCCACCTGGAGCGCGACGGTATCCGCCCGCAGGCGCATGCCGATCTCTCCGACCTGCCCCGCCCACCGCTCGGCATCCCGGCCTGGGAGCAACTGCTGCCATGA